The Brachypodium distachyon strain Bd21 chromosome 4, Brachypodium_distachyon_v3.0, whole genome shotgun sequence nucleotide sequence TATGGTATATGATTTGTACCTTATCACATTTGAAGTACATTATGGTACATGACATGTATCTTATCAAATTTGAAGTACCTCGTGTACATGAGTTTATGAGACGAGTACATCGTATGGTACATCACATGTATCGTAGCAATTTTTAAGTACCTCGTGAGATCAAGATTATGTACATCATgtacaaaaatcaaatcacatCACAAACATTCATAAGAACCTAGACGGCGGCATCAGCATGTTGGCATAGCTCTGCTTCTTCCCTGCCGgggctcgtcggcgccgtggccgccgcgcgaCCGGGGAGCGCAGTCAGGGGAGCAGTTCGGCCGTCGGGTAGGCAGGCGGACATGCGAGCACTGCACGGCCGCGTCAAGCTGCCATGCGGTGGCGGGCATGATTGAGATGATACCGTGAGAGTAGGCGACGGGTGTGTGGACTCGCACGAAAAAAAGCAGAGGAGAGAGGGACGACTAGGACCAACCACTCCCCTGAACCTGAATGTGAGAGTTGACAGAGGGTTTAGACAGAAAATTTAATAATGAAAAGGGGCCAGGTGTTGTAGTTGCCAAACTCTCGAACTCTCGCACGAACTGGCTCTCAACTCTCAAAGCTATCAACTGCAGAACTCACACTCGCACGAAGTGGACACAGGGGAATTTTGCGCCGCGTCCACATCCGGGCCAAGGCATTGGTGGCCTGGCCAAAGCCCAACATCCGGGCCAAGGCATCAGTTTCCCGTCTGAATCCTGGCCCGACAGCCGAAAAAACCTGAAATGGgttaaaaacaatattttctgaaattaGGTATAAAAGTCATTTCCCCCCAAAATGATTATTTCAATACTAAGAAAGTCATTTTCGGGCTTCAGGGCCTGGGCTTCGGGTTTTCTCGTCAAGTTTTACGAAGCCCGTCACGAAACTCGGTCTGGACGCGGGTATGCCTGGCTCTAATCATAGGCCACAACACCTGCTACCCTACATTCGGACTATGAGAATACAACATCAAAATTGACCACAACTTTGCCCTCAGAGAGTGGACTCCATTTTAATACGTCAAACTAAAAATATTTGATTGAGGTGAGATTTGACAGGGGCCAAGGTCACGAGAAAGTGACACAAAGGAGACACAAGGGACTAAGATTCATTTGGCATTGCGGTGAATTATCataattctattttttttcacccgcttttcactattttcatgtttggctaaccaacttttccCTACTTTCATGTTTATTTTTCACAACAGATTATAAATTAAGTTCAACGCAGCACACTTCAGCAATGCTAAACTGAGCCTAAAAACATGAACAATGTTGGTAAAAGCCAAAACCCAAAACTAAGAAGGTGATAAGAATACTTGGGGCCCATGCAAGCCGTTGGAGCACCCGGcactaaaaaatatttaagaCCCGACTCAACTACATGAGTTGACTCCAGCCAAATAAAACACAGTTCTGCACTACTACATAATGACCCTTTCCCGTCCTCCCTTTAGTGGTGGTTCAAATGAAACGCCACTGGAGAACCCTCTCTAGTGGCGGTTGGCCCTAGCCAAAGGGTAATCCTCCAATGAAGGGTGACTCCGTGCTAGCCTTTAGTGGCGTCTACGGGCAACCGCCGTTGAAGGGCACCCCTCGTAGGGCGGTTTCTAGGTTTTCAAAATAAGGACCGCCATTGGCACCTACAAGCTGCGATTCGCCTCCACGGTGCCCTTGGTGGTGGTTGACCGCCCAGCAAAGACCAAGTGATGGTTCTCCTAAACGAACATCCACTGGTTCATCGACCCTATAAAACAGATAGCAGAGGCCACATCGTAGGTCGTGTTGTTTGTCTCCACGACGGGTTGCGGCAACCCTCTTGTCGTCAGCGACGAAGACCTACCAAAAATGGCACCAGCCAGCCAGGtcctcctctcctttccctccttctcttcctccccaTCTTCTCCCTCTAGATCTCCTTACTTCCtcacccctcctcctcccttcttcctcccaagCTAGATCTAGATCCCTAGCTTATTCTTCCTCCTGTTTTCTCCTTTCCCTAGCCCCTAGATCCAGATCCCTTCTtcctttctccctctcttttttctcttctagcttcctctccttctccattttcttctttgttttttactttttttgtaATTACTGTTATGTGCGATTAATTGATGTATTAATTGTATTGACCGTACATCGTGCCGGTGGATGACTATGGACCCGGCCATCATGTCAGGTCAGTCAATATGGGGCCAAATATATCGTGCCGAAGGGGGATACATGCAAGTAGGGTGTTTTCCATGCATGTTTCAGTTTCCATCGGACAagtttgctagtttttttcttgcagCAAGATCATACCAAATCATGGATAGCGCCTGCATTTCCAAAGCAACCCCCACCGAAGTAGCTCTGGAAATTCCACAGGAGTTCCCCAGAGCCACTCCTTGCTACATACAGACCAAAAATACAAGAAACAAAGTTGCCCTGTGCGAAATTCTAGTAGAACGTCAAACCCAATTTTCTGGCCAGAATGGAAACGGGCATCAAAGACATAGCAAATCAAATCCAGCTGACTTGACACTCTTGCTAGTTACTACAGCATGCTTCTACAACATCATTGCATACACCCACAAATTCTCATCTAATTTAGTTTGCTGGAAGGTCAGTTTTCTGCCGTCGAACACTTTTTGGTAGATTGATGAAAGTGACACTTTGATGCCCTAGATGTCAATGCTCGCAAAACTCACCCAGGACCTGCTGGCACTCAAGGATCTCCAAGTTCATGATAGTTCCATGGTAGAGAGAATTTGAAAATCATGAACTGCCCTCATCTGAAATGATGGTCCAGGTGGAGTCTTCTTATTCTTTTATTCAGATGGTTTTCTGCTGTATGCTTCAAGTCAGAATTTTCCTAGTCTAACTTGAACCTTCAGTTTtttatcttcttcctcaagattTTCACTTTTATCTTTCAGTTTGGGCGAAATGTTACACAGTTAAATCTATGTCTCAGCTCATTAGTGGGTTAATTTGTTCTTACAGATATATCAGAACGCCGAGATACATTGCTCGGCAAAGATTCAAACTTGACTCACCCACTATTGCAAatcatattttcttgttttaacCAGAGCATTAATTATACTTATAATAGCCTCAAATTTAGCATTTAGTATCACCAGAGGGCAGAGGTCCAGAGCACTGTATCTAATAGTGCCATATTTGCCAGTTAAAATTCAATAGTGACTATTCCCCCTAAGAGATACAATATTGACATACCATGCCCAAGAATGTCCATACAAACAGTGCATTACAAGTTCATGGCAGTTTTCTTCCTTTAGAATTTGAGCAACACACGTAAAGGGAAATGACCCTTTATTTGTACGAAAATACTAGTACCATTAGCGTTGCACAGGCACCTATTCATGATTAAGGAGCAAACCTGTAGAACGTGTGGATCAAAAGCTAGCATAGCATTCATGCACTGGGCTCCTCAGGAGATGGAACCAGGCTCAGCTTCTCCTCATCAAACTCAGCTGTCTGACTACCATCCTTAGGTTGGTCTGATGCCGGTTTATGCTGCGCTGCTGCAATATTTCCTTTTGCTGTAACTGATTGCTGATAGAGCACTCCACCAACAAGAGTGAAAAACAGGCTAACCAAACCGAACGTGCTTGCGTGCTTCTCCCAAATCGTCACATTGATTGCCACCGTGAGGAACTTATTGACAACACCGGTCACTGTGAATGCTGTTGCCGAGATTGCTTTCCTTGCCGCAAAGCCAAAGAAGCTGATGAGCAACCCAAATATGCATGACAATGCCACTGCGACAAAGGCGTCAAGCTGGAACCAACTCTCACCCCGTGATTCAACTACTGAGAAGACCGACTAGTGCTCCCCTGTCAAAAACCAAAAGATGGGGGACATCATCAGTGAAAGAAGGTTGTTGTATAGCACAAAACCCCATGTGTTTAGACCCAGATTCGTCACGATGTGCTTGATGTACACCATCTCCGCTGTTATTGTCACCAGATAGGCAAACGCCCAAGAGTATGCTGTGAGGCTGAATGCTGAATCTGTTATCACATAGCCAACTGCTCCTCCCAATATAATTACAAGGGATAAGAATGTGAGCTTGGAAGGGCACGGTTGCTTCCGAAAGGTTGTGTCAGCTATAGCAACCAAAAGTGGAGTCAAGGATCTGAAAACTATGAACGTGTCGACATTGGCATGAACAAGGAGGTTTGTGTTGGTGAATATGGCAAGGTAGAAGACAACAGCAGCGGGTGCAAATTTCTTTGCAGTCTCCAGGTTGAAGGGATCATGGCAAAGAAAACCAAACTTTCCGAGGACCCAAACACCAGCAGCAGATGTCAAGTACTGTAGTGTAGTCAGGAGACCGGGATAATTGAACTTTGTGACAGCATACTTGTTAATGATTGCCAGCAAGCTCGAGCACAAAGCATATCCTATCACAAGGCTGCTGGTTGCATAGTGTTGCTTCGCCATGAGACCAGATTATTCACCTGAAACAGGTTCAGTATTAAACCCATGAGAAAAAATATCCCGATTATTGTGCAATTTATTTTGCTCCTAAAAGAACTAGCTacagaacaacaaaatatcTATATTTTGactatatttatttattaaatgCACAGAAGCATGCAACAAGATGTCCACATAAACATGAAGTATTAAAATAATCAACAGCCAATGAAAGTTCAAGGCACTTATCCATGATTTTCGACAATTTATCGACAATTTCTGCAATTATATTCTACTTCTGTAGTAAGATTGCCACTGACACCAGAGTAGACGACTGCAGGGCATTTCACCTGTTCATGAATCTCGAGTCATGACAGTACAACTACTAAATCTAAGGGCACCAAAGCAGAAGTGCTACTCTCCAAAGTCCAATCAAAATATTTTACTCCAGTTGATAACTTCTCTGGCTGGCTCCATAGCTTCTGAACCCACCAACCACACAATTAACAAGAGGGGAAAAACAAGAAACCATCAGCGACCGACCTCCGCATcgcaacccgaccaaaatttGGGGCAGTCAGCAGGAGCGGAGCCAGATGGTGTGCCGGGTGCGGACCGGCACGCCCAGAATTGTTAGGTCAGCGGGATTTAACTAACAACCTCGTACCTCAAGCCCCAATGGCCAAACACGGATGGACACAGCAGGAACGCGATGTCCCGACGAGAAAGAACGGGATCCGCGATGGCGGGGACGCGCGTGAGAGGCAGGAGGCCGGCGTGATTTGGTGGTCGGTGGGTGCTTTCTCAGCTAGTGTTGCCCGGCTGATTCAGGAAGAAGGATTCAGGAGAGGAAAGAAAGGTACGGGAAAAGGGATTAAAGAGATTTTTCCAGTCCTGCGTGTTGTATGCAGCTGAGGAGACAAAGGAGTGGAAGTGGAACTGTGGGAGTATAAGAGCCACTCATCTTTTTCAAAGAAATAGCTTAACTTTTTGTTTCATGGATTACTCCCTTCGGTGTCGTGTTAactgtcaaaatattacatatctagatttattttaatatatagatacgtttatatttagacaaatttgagtcacttaatatgagacttATTATTCTTTTGAGACATGGATCTCTAACTTCGGATAGTTGTTGTTATTCTTTTGACCACCCTTGTacatattttcattttatttaatacAGAGCACATGGCAGTAGTTTTTTATTTAATATATGGCAGTTGGTcttttcccctaaaaaaaaggagtcaCTTGTAGGAGAGATTACACATGAAAAAATGATTTTAAGTATGATATCCGGTATGTCATAGAAAATACAAAAGCAAGTCTCTAATCTCGTATTAGTGATACAAATTagttaaaaaatgtctaggaATGAAAAAGATGGACAAatgtccaccacgtcgaacaAAGGATGGACCGCAACTTCAACATAGATTATCGAggtatttttttcttgcaaaatcATGACGTATatgtagcattttttttttaaaaaacaatAGGCCATAGAAGCCATGTGCAGTGTGATTTATGGTTGGATAGATTACGTATTGATTCTTGGATAATTTTTGTCAATTCTCCTACACTTGATGAGGCAAAGTACAAAGCCTTCcgagaacaaaaaaaatccttgttTAAATCATAATGTAGATAAAGTTGATGGCTAATTTGGTGTTGAGAATTTGAGAGCCATCATGGTTGCTTTTTCTATGGTGTTGATATGAACATACTTAGGCGAAAAAGTAGATGCTTTTGCTACTTTAATGTGTGGACACTTTTGCCTCTTGTATTGATTTTGGCAAGAACGTTTAGGTTATGCTGATAGTTCACTGACAAAAATACATTGGGGCTTGCCTGATTAGTCTGTGAATGAGGGTCTGTCTTAAAAAATTATAGCATTTGGACTTCGTATTTGAAAAGAGTTTCAAATGGTAAAAATTTTATAACATATAATCTGCGTATTATCGGTCTAACTAATGATCAAAGTTAAATCTCGAAACGCGTGACCATcaatctttatgaaaaggAGTGAATAAAATATTACTCCTCGCTTCAAAAATATAACACATATTTAATTTCTTTAATACAAATATCTAGCTGGATGGTTAGTTTGATCACGTATGTCCTTTTGAGACTAATTATTCTTTTGGTGGTAAACGAATTGAATTTACTCGTCGACAGCTATGCACTAGTGGTAGCTTCGTCATCTCGAGACTCCATGACTCCTCTGCATGGTGGTAAGTGTGGGCATGTGTGAGTCTACATTGTACTGGGTATTCATATACTAATTACATCAATATTGGCAAAAGACTTGTctaaatgaaacaaaatacgccgtAGATTTTGGAGTGAGTCGAAATCCACCACCTCTTCCGTGTCGAAGTCGACAAGCAAAATCTCTAAAATGAAAGAGTCCACACGCAACTGTCACCGGTGATCTAGCTAGTTGCTAGTATAACATAATATCTCGTGTTCTATTCGTAAAACAATAAGTTCGCCCCTAGCTCTAACTCCACTCCAggcatcttttttctttgagttGTGGCCGCCTCACAGAGCATAGCTGGTTGACCACTGAATCGAGGACTAAGTTGCACTATCCTGATTCGCTTACTCCTATAAGCATCGATTGAGAGGGGGAAGCAACTCAGGTCTTGTGAACAGTCGTATGCAGTATACACGGCCGGTGTAAAAATACTAAATTAGATGGGACTGATTAAATAATTTTCTTTGGAACAGTTTAAAGAGACTTGCTACAAGAATCATGGCTCGAAaagcaacaaaaaccaaaatgAAATCTGATAGTGCACTAATAATGGTCTCATCAACACGCACGCTTCAATTAAGGTTCTTCTTTGCATTGCCAGCTAATTTCTCTTCCCAGTAGAGTTCTGTGAAAAGGGCTCGCCAGAAAATTCTAGTGCTTGAAGACAATCAGAACAGCAGTGCAGTTATCCTTGCATCGCCTCTCGCGAACAGCCTCCTTCACTAGGCGACGCACTGCGAGCGTGGCTGAAGACGTCTCCTGAGTGGTTCACATATGGATCAAAAGTTAAAAGCATAAAAATGAGGTGCAAAAGGAAAGTACAGTGAGAAGTTCAGTAAatgaaggaaaggaaaaaagctTTATTTATGTTTATATATACAGTACGTAACCTAAGGCATGTGAGAAAGAGTAATAtaaatttcattaaaaaaaatagggcTACAATTTAATTTCAGTAATGTCTGATCAAAACCCAACCAAGCAGATAAGTACTCCTAGATAGAAAAGAAACCAGTGCATATAGAGTCACAGAATAGCACCTTCAATTGCTTCTGGACGAATTCAACAGCATCACTTGGTCCAAATACCTGGGTATACATAACAAGTTAAACTTAACAAAATATGATTGAAGCATTagaaatcatgaaaaaaaaggatataGCGAAGGGAAATGTACATACTCCCCATAAGCCATCGCACCCAAGAATGATGAAATTATCTTTCTTGGTAACTTCAAAAGAATGGACATCTGGTGTTGCAATTAATCCAACCTGCATGATAGTTGATTGATAATGCTGATGTTCCATGAAGCTAAATTTTTATAGACAGTAATTCTTGTCTGTCTAGTATAGGCTTTAAGAAAGAGTGTTAAAAGATCTTGGATTAGGCCAGGGATGGAACACATATTacttttaactaaatttaTTGCTTATTTTGGGTTGACACAGCTTCATATGCTAAAACAAGAGACAAGACAGTTATGTCTTTGAAAAACTTGGATATAACCTTTGATAGAAGTGATAAAATTATCTATGTCATATGGGTATCTCATACTATTGCGGAACAATGACAGTTTTTGTTGTAAGCAACATAACTAACTGACATTAGAAAGACAGGTCAAAGTTGTGTCCAATGGATGTATAAAGACATGCATTTTCATGAACTCTCCCATGCTAACCAAGTACCTCCCTCCTTATTGTGTTGTTTTGCAAAAGGATGGACAAATGAGAAAACAgtaaataaatactccctccgatccatattcattgtcaaaatattacatgtatctagacactttttaggcatacatacatccgtatttgggcaagtttgagacaattaaaagggatcggagggagtactactgaACCAATActgtggtttttttttgcattcttcaaacaaaaaatactgTGGTTTTTCTTGCGTCCAGAAATCTGACACAGTCGATTTAGAATTTAGAATAAACACATGAACGTGCAAATTTTCAGTATGATTATTTCTCAGCAAGAAAATACATTCCTCTGGCCATTATTTTCATATACTACGAGCTCCAGACAAATCCCGTAAAACTACTCTGGACATCATACCACTAATGGTAATAGAACAGTATTCATTTTGCATGTGCACAGGTAGAACACGAGAATTAATTTTATCAGCAAACCTTCTTAAAATGACGATCTCCAAAAGCTCTAGACACTTCAATGCGTCCTTGCAGTCTTCCATTAGGACCAACAGAACCTCCAGCCTTTGGAGGAGCACAAGTTAAATGTATCATCAGACAACACACATTGAAATAGAGTTTTTGCATTGCAATGGTAAGATGCTCCTCTAATAATGCATTACGACATCAGAGGCATAATATAAGGAGCAAATGAGTTCACAGAAGAAAATGAATGGAGGAAAGGACGGCCGTTTACAAAGCATGGAAGAcagaataacaaatttatattTGTTATCACAAATAAATTCACGTCGTAAACAATTGGCAGAAATTGTGTTAATAAATAGGTATAGGTTGGAAGCACAAAAGCTAGTATTCCAATGCTTGAGAAAATACTTTGACAAACTACCAATATGCCAGGGCTTCAATTTGTTATAATTATGATAATCAGATTTGACTTGACAGACTGGTGCCACGAAAAATGATCCAAGATGGTTGCAATAACAACCATAGAAAAGCACGGAGTTGATTCATTTGACACATACATATGGAAGCAAAGcattaaaaatgaaataagTGTTGGTACTATAAATCTATAACGCTATTTACCTTCTGGATCCGTGAGCGTTCTTGTGGAAAAATGGCTTTATGTTCTCTTGTCAAAACAATAGCCTTCATTAGACTTTTCGTGTCGACCAGTGATCCTTCACCATCAGTTGAAGTAGAACGAGCTAATACTGCTTTAGCATCACCAGCATTTGCAACTACAACCTGGAACATGTGGAAATGTAACAGGTATGCATCTCAAATCAAAGCATTTAGGATTCAGTGCTAAAAAGATGACACCACATGACGAGGTTTCTTATTCAAGAGGAGAACCAACGTGTGGATTATGTATGCATGATGTTTGTAGATTACTAACAATAGATTATAGCAGAGTCTGCTCACATCAAGGTACAATGTGGGTATACAAAAACTAGGATGCCCGGATACGACGACATGACAATTTTCCGAAAACAATGATACGGGAATAcatttgtatatatataataaacATGAATAATATATAAATTAGTACTTTTAAACGAGAAAGAGAATTACTATATAGGCGTGACATGGTTATTGCTagaaaaacttgaaaactgCAGCCCTCTCACTCTCTTCTCCACAGTGCCAACAATTTACTAAATTAGTATagtaaaaatttaaaaagaaGGACAAAAGCAAACTGGAAAGATATATCATGCTTACATTGCAACTATTTCCATTCTCATTACTTTTCTCTATTTCTCCATATGCCAAACATCATCAACTTCAAAGAACAACTAATAGATACTACATGCTTTGATAATCTTACCATAGTTCATAAACAATTCACAATAGTGCATGGAACAAACTACACAACCAGCTAATAAGGTAGTacaaatgtactccctccgttccataattcttgtctcaaatttgcccaaaaaaggatgtatctattcgtaaaaagtgtctagatacatgtaatatttcgacaagaattatggaacgaagggagtagtagATAAATGACAAGACGAAATAACATCACAGGAATCAACACTTGGCAAGTTTGGATCCATTATTCCTTTGTCTCTTTCCTGCAGATTCATTCTCCAAGGCTCGAATATCATTTAGCACTGCCTCTGGCTTATCTAGTTAGAACACAGCTTGTTGAAGAAAATCTGCAACCCTACCAAATATCTTGTGTGTGTCTCCTTCGATGTCCCAAAATCTTGTTGAGCCACTTGAATACTAGGCAGATTTCCTTGAAATAAGACGCAGGTTTTGATGCACAATGAAAAGATCCTAAGCACGTCAGGGTTCAGCCTACGACAAATTAAATTGAACTCAAAATCCAACTTCCAAGTTGCTGGTAAAAGCAAGAAAATAAGGACTTAAGTAGAATAGAGGACATGATTCTTGTTTTACTATGTATCAGACCATATTTGCTCCAATTTCTTTCAGCTCAAGAAGATGTTGGCTGGCCCAAGTAAATAGTCCCAACTTTTGTAGCTCTGGTTACCATGAATTCCCACCATATCTTTGGCTCAAGGTAGGTTATATCCTCAATTGAAACGAAGGAATTAAATCGAGCAGcaaaaaacagaaattacCAATTTGGTAATTTCAGTTTGTTTGCTGCTGGGTTTAATTCCTTCGATTCATTCAATTGAGGATTGAACCTACCTAGAGCCCAAGATATGGCAGGGAATTCATGGTAACTCTGCCCCAAAGCTACAAAAGTTGGCACTAAGATTACTTGCTAGCCAACATCTTGTGATGAAAGAAATCAGAGCATGTATGGTTCCATACATAGTACAACAAGAAACAGGCCCCACTTAAGTCCTAATTTTCTTACTTTTACTAGCGACTTGGAAGTTCGAATTTGAGttcaatttattttgttgtagGCCAAACCCTGGACGCGATGAGGATCTTGTCTTTGTAGATCAAAACCCGCATCTTATTTCAAGGAAATCTAGAGAGTATTCAATTGGTCCAACAAGATTTTGGGACATTGGAGTGGAGGAGACACCCACAAGATATTTGGTGGTAGTGCAGATTTTCTTCAAGAAGCTATGCTCTAACTAGATGAAGCAGAGCAAGAGGCACTGCTAGATGATATTAGAGTCTTGGAGAATGAAGCTGCATGACAGAGACTGAGGAATAATGGGTTCGAACTTGCAATGTAAGCATAAAGTATCTTTCCAGTTTGCTTTCATGCCTTCTTTACTATTATAATTTCCTAAATTGTTGGCACTTGGCAGCTAGGTGGAGAAGAGACTAAGAGAGGGCTGCACCACTGCAGTTGTCAAGCTATTCTGGCAACAACCATGTCAAGGTACCCCTATAATCCTATATATTAGTTCTCATTCTCGTATTAAACTAACTAATTTATAAATTATTAACGTTTTCCCTAATGTTTattatacacacacacacacacacatacaaaTATATCCCCATATCAGTGCTTTTGGAAAATTGTCGTATCCGTATGATCCATATCCTCATATTTAGGCATCCTAGACAATTCTGGTTTCTCTAACTCAGAGAACAGAAATAAACCTTATGTAAACTCGAGAGAAAAATAATTCATAAATCCTGGTTCCATACAGACTCTACAATTCAATAACCAAAAGTAAGTTCAGGGCGTGGTTATGAATAGAAGAACACACATCCTGGTAGTGTAACTGACCGTTTGTCCCAAAACCCAAACACATACAGCTGTTGCACCATCTTGCCAGTTTCCTATAGATAGGATACACAAGTAAAATTAATCTCACAAGAGGTAACACAAAAGGATACCAAACAAATTTGCATAGTGTTTTTGACACTACCATCCTCTCGAATCTAATAGAGCCTTTTTGAACCAAGGCAGTCCCTTATACAGCCTTTTTGAACCAAACTAGGGACTAACAGAGCCTTGGCATCAGCTAAACAGTACACTACAAAGCACTAGCTTTAAATTTCACCACTAAAGGGGCAGCTTATGACCTAAAGATAGATCTACAGAACATATGTTACAACTTGCAACAAAAATTTACTCTAGCCAATACCAACCTTGGCACCTTGCGAGAAAATTCGCTATCATGCCACACAAAATATACTAGGTTTAACGAATCATTGTGAAGCAGATTGCTGGGTCAAATTGGTGCCACAATCACTGTATTCCGCAGAGGAACAAGTGAAGTAAGTTGAGACAATATTTTCTTACCTCTAGTACTTTCTTGCAGTAGTGATTCATCAGTTTTACGAAAACCTGCAGATAATGAGCAACAGGAAAAGTTTAATTCAGCGGTAtacaaataacaaaaaaactaCGAACGGCAAGTATGAGCGATGTGAACAATAATCATAGAGAAAAAGACACAAAAGAGGCacacaagaaagaaaatataaatattgTCAAAATGCTAGTGTAAAGGAAACACGTGTAAAGATGGAATATTTTGAGTTTAAATCATGTCCACTCAGAAGCTCAACACCACATGCAAGATGGTGATCCCCATTGCCATTTCCAGAAACAATAAATTCATTCTAGAGTAACACAGCAGAGAAATAATTTGATAATTATACAATTAACTCATGATAAAAGAAGCATGTGACATGCTCAAGGATTCATTGTCAAGGCTGTTTTGCATGTCGATAGTGGATTTTGCTAGTGCAAGATTATCAAAGAAACATAAATATACTAGGTTAAATATGTATTGTATCCATATGTAAAAATGTAAAGGAAGATGATGAGAGTAGTAGAAGGGGCTCTTCCAGTTAGGATTAGCCTGATCCTGTTCAAGGGTTTACACAAGCAAAGAATTTCATGTACCACATACCTTCAATAATGGCCTTCTTTGCCACTTTAACAtccatctgcaaaacaatttatcAGTATTAATTAACTGGCCAACAACAGAatcattattttttcttccaaatgcGAGGAGTCAAGGACATCTCCATctaaatataatttatatataTGAATTATGGAAGTTAATGTAAAACATTAATCTAATGATGAAATGGTCACATaatcaaaataaaacaaaaaatggaagGTACTTAATTTTGTAGTGAAGTCTAGAAAGTAGCAGCCTTAGTGAGGAAGTGGATATCAAGAAGCAATAAAT carries:
- the LOC100845025 gene encoding probable protein phosphatase 2C 67, yielding MAHQKREANSTDEYWTSKRLKGAATSIEKDYNVEAAASQETNAEKRETSQKESTMPVDPCMLDEKATMISKVSSQQDMIVTCVEADAAEDKGCRHTMEDTWVVLPDASMESPGNLRCAHFAIYDGHGGRLAAEYAQTHLHQNVIAAGLPRELMDVKVAKKAIIEGFRKTDESLLQESTRGNWQDGATAVCVWVLGQTVVVANAGDAKAVLARSTSTDGEGSLVDTKSLMKAIVLTREHKAIFPQERSRIQKAGGSVGPNGRLQGRIEVSRAFGDRHFKKVGLIATPDVHSFEVTKKDNFIILGCDGLWGVFGPSDAVEFVQKQLKETSSATLAVRRLVKEAVRERRCKDNCTAVLIVFKH